A genomic region of Choristoneura fumiferana chromosome 15, NRCan_CFum_1, whole genome shotgun sequence contains the following coding sequences:
- the LOC141435481 gene encoding uncharacterized protein: MSFLTEYFDEYRDKPIRKTMMCRPELRWAKLEGKWMDPKHGTEDRVWTEEEIEAFIKKTMKSLRGQSTYYNEYCGDLDPIFKTRPFVPRPKKKPPCKEDKPTEEVWKPPPAAKLAMKDTELMKVAGDLYERDMDKPTLEPLKTHFRIYGYVRPCLWKTGLTEYQGSIAQLAYELIRDDRIPRYHTHNGCRPRWGLPPEGTRQPELDGAPFDGERLY; the protein is encoded by the exons ATGTCTTTCCTAACGGAATATTTCGATGAATACCGCGACAAGCCTATCAGGAAAACTATGAT GTGCCGTCCCGAGCTCAGGTGGGCAAAGCTTGAGGGGAAATGGATGGATCCCAAGCATGGCACCGAAGAC AGAGTGTGGACCGAGGAGGAGATCGAGGCGTTCATAAAGAAGACCATGAAGAGTTTGCGCGGACAATCCACCTACTACAACGAATACTGCGGCGATCTTGATCCCA TATTTAAGACCCGTCCGTTCGTCCCGCGGCCCAAGAAGAAGCCCCCCTGTAAGGAGGACAAGCCGACGGAGGAGGTGTGGAAGCCGCCGCCCGCTGCCAAGCTGGCGATGAAAGACACGGAGCTCATGAAAGTGGCCGGCGACCTTTACGAACGGGACATGGACAAGCCCACGCTGGAACCCCTCAAGACACATTTTAGGA TTTACGGCTACGTTCGCCCTTGTCTCTGGAAGACCGGCTTAACTGAATACCAGGGCAGCATAGCACAGTTAGCGTACGAGCTGATCCGGGATGACCGTATACCGCGCTACCACACCCACAATGGCTGCCGGCCCAGGTGGGGTCTGCCGCCGGAAGGTACCAGGCAACCAGAACTCGATGGAGCACCCTTCGACGGAGAACGACTGTATTAA